In Bermanella sp. WJH001, the following are encoded in one genomic region:
- a CDS encoding DUF6160 family protein, producing MKGLKKLALVTAVAAAPFAQAEMTAMDDALLGEMTGQAGITIDVDLDMTIDAIKYVDSDGNAGGSGVQGALTMKGLTIDNDGAAATIRGITIDADGTDGLVIGLNQIGDELGNGIDITVDAVLINDGSANLQSVNAVNAANTAGFNVLAGGYNYVDYATGAVTTEVGTAVSAAAAAGVAADDTAAQAAGFPDFATMVGAAASGNAAAQAEIVGNAGSSAAYGQAAGTLADAQAASAVGDVIAAAGGGNIGGFKIENFRNYIQDSLVGEYNGVFDMALQDSTGDLTGAGAAGRFVRGEIVINGTGTYNPAGSTGGLRISGQFGGAIDKAAWVDNNGGEFGIADLGFFHGVDNDGDTIADTIEGMHFTVDIDVVDRASSIAGNGLVGGPIAKGDTVAQLQISNMSIEGTIMMGQIYVGNEAGTQSTSLGSVLVKDIDMTGTTVWVYGH from the coding sequence ATGAAAGGCCTTAAAAAACTTGCTTTGGTTACTGCAGTAGCCGCCGCTCCTTTCGCCCAAGCAGAAATGACTGCTATGGACGATGCTCTACTAGGTGAAATGACCGGTCAAGCCGGTATCACTATCGACGTAGATTTAGATATGACAATCGATGCAATCAAGTATGTTGATAGCGACGGTAATGCTGGTGGTTCTGGCGTTCAAGGTGCACTAACCATGAAAGGTTTAACTATCGATAACGATGGTGCTGCTGCAACTATCCGTGGTATTACAATCGACGCTGACGGTACTGACGGTCTGGTAATCGGTTTAAACCAAATTGGTGATGAGCTAGGTAACGGTATCGACATCACTGTTGATGCAGTTTTGATTAATGATGGTAGCGCAAACCTTCAGTCAGTTAATGCGGTTAATGCTGCAAATACTGCTGGCTTTAATGTACTAGCTGGTGGATATAACTACGTTGATTATGCAACTGGTGCTGTTACTACTGAGGTAGGCACTGCTGTATCTGCTGCTGCTGCTGCAGGTGTAGCTGCTGATGATACTGCTGCTCAAGCTGCTGGTTTCCCTGACTTTGCTACTATGGTTGGTGCTGCTGCTTCTGGTAATGCTGCTGCGCAAGCTGAGATTGTTGGCAATGCAGGTTCTTCAGCTGCTTATGGCCAAGCTGCTGGCACTTTAGCTGATGCTCAAGCAGCTAGTGCAGTTGGTGACGTTATTGCTGCTGCTGGTGGTGGTAACATCGGTGGATTCAAAATTGAAAACTTCCGTAACTACATTCAAGATAGCTTAGTTGGTGAGTACAACGGTGTATTCGACATGGCTCTTCAAGATAGTACTGGTGATCTAACTGGCGCTGGCGCTGCAGGTCGTTTTGTTCGCGGTGAAATCGTGATCAATGGTACTGGTACATATAACCCAGCGGGTTCAACTGGCGGTCTGCGTATCTCTGGTCAATTCGGTGGTGCAATCGATAAAGCTGCTTGGGTTGATAACAATGGCGGTGAATTCGGTATTGCTGATCTAGGTTTCTTCCACGGTGTTGATAATGACGGTGATACTATTGCTGATACTATCGAAGGTATGCACTTCACTGTTGATATCGATGTTGTTGACCGTGCGTCTTCAATCGCTGGTAATGGTTTAGTTGGTGGTCCGATCGCGAAAGGCGATACTGTTGCTCAGCTACAAATCAGCAACATGTCTATTGAAGGTACCATCATGATGGGTCAAATCTATGTTGGTAACGAAGCAGGCACTCAATCTACATCTCTAGGTTCTGTTCTTGTTAAAGATATCGATATGACTGGTACTACTGTATGGGTTTACGGTCACTAA